One window of uncultured Erythrobacter sp. genomic DNA carries:
- a CDS encoding M48 family metallopeptidase: MSFDPQAATEAYINTLSAEELELARDYTTGNHWLILAGIVVGALVTWLIVKSGVLDWIFSKISDKWQNLRVYVVAAMFTIVSTLLTLPYSIYTDWWRETNYGRTSQPLGDYLSQTALGTAISALLFSLLVVGIYLLIRRTGRFWWIWSGGLVAAFTAFTMLLSPAVIEPMFNEFEPIPEGEVRDAVHALGAEAGIPADRIFMFDGSRQSENFTANVSGIGGSARIAISDVAMEEASLDEVKAVTGHEIGHYVLGHVWRMIAVVSLMAIGVFFLTARTYAWFARKFGTDAELGDVRGVAVLFFLIGTFFTLAQPALNGIVRMGEREADAYSLRNVNLPDALSSALVKTAEYRYPLASDLEETIFYTHPTVENRVRSAMEWKAANPPATDIE; encoded by the coding sequence ATGAGCTTTGACCCACAGGCCGCTACCGAGGCCTATATCAACACCTTGTCCGCAGAAGAGCTCGAGCTCGCGCGGGACTACACGACCGGCAATCATTGGCTGATCCTTGCTGGCATCGTTGTCGGGGCGCTTGTGACCTGGCTGATCGTGAAGAGCGGTGTGCTTGACTGGATTTTCTCGAAAATCAGCGACAAATGGCAAAATCTGCGGGTCTATGTCGTCGCGGCGATGTTCACGATTGTAAGCACACTGCTCACCCTCCCCTATTCGATCTACACCGATTGGTGGCGTGAAACGAACTATGGCCGCACCAGCCAGCCGCTGGGTGACTACCTCTCCCAAACCGCGCTCGGAACGGCAATTTCGGCGTTGCTGTTCTCGCTTCTGGTGGTCGGCATATATCTGCTGATCCGCCGAACGGGACGATTCTGGTGGATATGGTCGGGCGGGCTCGTCGCAGCCTTCACAGCCTTCACCATGTTGCTTTCACCTGCGGTGATTGAGCCGATGTTCAACGAATTCGAGCCGATCCCCGAAGGCGAAGTGCGCGATGCCGTTCACGCGCTGGGTGCCGAGGCAGGTATCCCGGCAGACCGCATCTTCATGTTTGATGGGTCGCGCCAGTCCGAGAATTTCACCGCCAACGTCTCCGGCATCGGAGGCTCTGCGCGAATTGCGATCTCGGATGTTGCGATGGAAGAAGCGTCGCTCGACGAAGTGAAGGCGGTAACGGGCCACGAGATCGGGCATTATGTGCTCGGTCATGTCTGGCGCATGATTGCAGTGGTCAGCCTGATGGCGATTGGGGTCTTCTTCCTGACCGCCCGAACCTACGCATGGTTCGCCCGCAAATTCGGCACGGATGCCGAGCTTGGCGATGTGCGCGGGGTCGCGGTGTTGTTCTTCCTGATCGGCACCTTCTTCACCCTCGCTCAACCTGCCTTAAACGGCATTGTCCGGATGGGTGAGCGCGAAGCGGATGCCTATTCGCTGCGCAATGTTAACCTACCCGATGCGCTGTCGAGCGCGCTCGTGAAGACAGCTGAGTATCGCTACCCGCTGGCGAGTGATCTGGAAGAGACGATCTTTTACACCCACCCCACAGTCGAAAACCGCGTACGTTCGGCAATGGAGTGGAAAGCGGCCAATCCGCCCGCTACTGACATCGAGTGA
- the nth gene encoding endonuclease III: MTKDQIFEFFRRLAEDNPEPETELEYGNAYQLVVAVALSAQATDVGVNKATRALFARVETPQQMLDLGLEGLIEHIKTIGLFNSKAKNVIALSKLLIDDYGGEVPDTREDLVRLPGVGRKTANVVLNCWFKQETFAVDTHILRVGNRTGLAKGKTPDHVEAKLEKRVPQPFRLHAHHWLILHGRYVCKARTPECWRCGQVDLCSFRKKVLEKPRGRV, translated from the coding sequence GTGACCAAAGACCAGATATTCGAGTTCTTCCGCAGGCTTGCGGAGGACAATCCTGAGCCCGAGACCGAGCTGGAATATGGCAATGCCTACCAGCTCGTCGTTGCGGTCGCCCTCTCCGCGCAGGCGACCGATGTCGGCGTGAATAAGGCAACGCGCGCGCTGTTTGCGCGAGTTGAGACGCCGCAGCAGATGCTCGATCTGGGGCTTGAGGGGCTGATCGAGCACATCAAGACGATCGGGCTGTTCAACTCCAAGGCGAAGAACGTGATCGCGCTCTCAAAGCTGCTGATTGACGATTATGGCGGCGAGGTTCCGGACACGCGCGAGGACCTTGTGCGGCTACCCGGAGTGGGCCGCAAGACTGCAAATGTGGTGCTCAATTGCTGGTTCAAGCAGGAGACATTTGCCGTCGACACCCACATCCTGCGCGTCGGCAATCGCACAGGTCTGGCGAAGGGAAAGACGCCCGATCATGTCGAGGCCAAACTGGAAAAGCGTGTGCCGCAACCTTTCCGCTTGCACGCACATCACTGGCTGATCCTGCATGGCCGCTATGTGTGCAAGGCAAGGACGCCGGAGTGCTGGCGGTGTGGTCAGGTGGACCTGTGCAGCTTCAGGAAGAAGGTGCTGGAGAAGCCTAGGGGGCGGGTTTGA
- a CDS encoding nuclear transport factor 2 family protein — protein sequence MFRAVLAGLLALTSLPALAHGEEAAPDPQRAIVSAYVDAYNQRNLDAMLALMHDDVQWLSVEADTVTVFADGKADLATQMRDYMTSPMVTTSEVSAGFVDGNFVAVTEIARWTNGEGEEREQSALAVYEIEDGLVRRVWYYPATR from the coding sequence ATGTTTAGGGCTGTCCTCGCCGGTCTGCTCGCACTGACATCGCTGCCTGCACTCGCGCATGGAGAAGAAGCAGCGCCAGACCCGCAGCGCGCAATCGTCTCGGCTTATGTTGATGCGTATAATCAGCGCAATCTCGATGCGATGCTCGCGCTTATGCATGACGATGTGCAGTGGCTAAGCGTCGAAGCGGACACCGTGACTGTATTCGCGGACGGGAAGGCGGATTTGGCAACCCAGATGCGCGACTACATGACCTCGCCAATGGTGACGACGAGCGAGGTCAGCGCCGGTTTCGTGGACGGCAACTTCGTCGCGGTTACAGAGATCGCGCGCTGGACGAATGGTGAAGGCGAGGAACGCGAGCAATCCGCGCTTGCGGTTTACGAGATTGAGGACGGTTTGGTGCGCCGGGTCTGGTACTACCCCGCGACTCGCTGA
- a CDS encoding dicarboxylate/amino acid:cation symporter: protein MKFWFAIPLWQRVIGALILGIALGLYWGPEAEGIKWIGDFFIKSIKMLVVPLIFFSLVSGVAAIGDLRKLGAVGGRALALFVVSGQIAVWLGLALGTGAVNLGLFPSREELGTPDVPTPQPNETTAVDMVLSIVPESPVQVMADVAVLPLIVFSLLIGIGILMAKEEGEPVQKIFDSGSVIMQKVTMIVMELTPFGVFALMAWVAGTLGVDALKALSWLVVLNYLGCLLIIGVMYSAMIKLIAKLPVIDFFRGIVDAMAVSYSTASSNATLPVTLRCTRRNLGVSNSVASFVVSLGATINMNGTAMYLGLATLFGASIFGVDLTWGQYFLISILATLGAIGAAGIPGAGLIMMALVFGAVGVPLETIAFVAGVDRIMDMMRTTTNVSGDAAVATTVASMTGEIDRAEMISADDV from the coding sequence ATGAAATTCTGGTTTGCAATTCCGCTGTGGCAGCGCGTGATTGGTGCGCTCATTCTGGGCATCGCGCTGGGCCTTTATTGGGGCCCCGAGGCGGAAGGCATCAAGTGGATTGGCGACTTCTTCATCAAGTCGATCAAGATGCTGGTCGTCCCGCTGATCTTCTTCAGCCTCGTATCCGGCGTCGCTGCGATCGGCGATTTGCGCAAACTCGGCGCAGTGGGCGGGCGGGCTCTCGCGCTGTTTGTGGTGAGCGGCCAGATCGCCGTGTGGCTTGGACTTGCGCTGGGTACAGGCGCGGTCAACCTCGGCCTCTTCCCGAGCAGGGAAGAGCTGGGCACGCCCGATGTGCCTACCCCGCAGCCCAACGAAACCACCGCAGTGGACATGGTGCTTTCGATTGTCCCCGAAAGCCCGGTGCAAGTGATGGCCGATGTCGCGGTGCTGCCGCTGATCGTCTTCTCGCTGCTGATCGGCATTGGCATCCTGATGGCAAAGGAAGAGGGCGAGCCGGTCCAGAAGATCTTCGATAGCGGCTCTGTCATCATGCAGAAGGTCACAATGATCGTGATGGAGCTGACCCCGTTTGGCGTCTTTGCGCTGATGGCATGGGTCGCGGGCACGCTGGGCGTTGATGCGTTGAAGGCGCTCAGCTGGCTGGTCGTGCTCAACTATCTCGGTTGCCTGCTGATCATCGGGGTGATGTATTCGGCGATGATCAAGTTGATCGCGAAACTGCCTGTGATCGACTTCTTCCGCGGGATCGTGGACGCGATGGCGGTGAGCTATTCGACTGCAAGCTCCAACGCGACCCTGCCCGTCACCTTGCGCTGCACGCGGCGCAATCTGGGCGTGTCGAACTCGGTGGCGAGCTTCGTCGTCTCGCTGGGCGCGACGATCAACATGAACGGCACCGCGATGTATCTGGGCCTTGCGACGCTGTTCGGGGCGTCGATCTTTGGCGTGGACCTGACATGGGGCCAGTATTTCCTGATCTCGATCCTTGCGACTTTGGGCGCGATTGGCGCAGCGGGCATTCCGGGTGCGGGCCTGATTATGATGGCGCTGGTCTTCGGCGCGGTCGGCGTGCCGCTTGAGACGATTGCCTTTGTCGCTGGTGTGGACCGGATCATGGACATGATGCGCACGACGACGAACGTGTCAGGCGATGCGGCAGTGGCGACGACTGTGGCAAGCATGACGGGTGAAATCGACCGGGCTGAGATGATTTCGGCGGATGATGTTTAG
- the dapE gene encoding succinyl-diaminopimelate desuccinylase, with translation MSYSLDYAKRLIAEPSVTPATGSVFDAMEAMLTPLGFAVHRFQRGDGASGTEEAPVENLFAIRRGPEGSKHFAFAGHLDVVPPGEGWVSDPFEPTTRGELLYGRGAVDMKSAIACMVAAVNDVPQEAGTISFIITGDEEGPALHGTRALIDYMDAEGIKPDLCLVGEPTSVNQLGDMMKIGRRGSVNIWLTVDGTQGHVAYPHLADNPIPKLVAMLAELDALVLDTGTDWFQPSNLEITDLEVGNQAHNVIPQEAKARISIRFNDLHTGSTLSERVVAIAEKHGGRALPIISGEPFLTAPGGFSNMLAAAVEAETGIKPEQSTSGGTSDARFLRNVCPVIEFGLCNATMHKRDEAVAIADLDRLARIYTRAALGALALEE, from the coding sequence ATGAGTTACAGTCTCGATTACGCCAAGCGTCTGATCGCTGAACCCAGCGTTACCCCGGCCACCGGATCGGTCTTCGATGCAATGGAGGCGATGCTCACACCTCTCGGCTTTGCGGTCCACCGCTTCCAGCGCGGCGACGGAGCATCGGGAACAGAGGAGGCTCCGGTCGAGAACCTTTTCGCCATCCGCCGCGGCCCAGAAGGTTCCAAACACTTCGCCTTCGCAGGCCACCTCGATGTCGTCCCACCGGGCGAGGGCTGGGTCAGCGACCCTTTCGAACCGACGACACGCGGCGAGCTGCTCTATGGCCGCGGCGCGGTCGATATGAAGAGTGCAATCGCTTGTATGGTCGCGGCGGTAAATGACGTGCCGCAAGAGGCGGGCACAATCAGTTTTATCATCACCGGCGATGAAGAAGGCCCCGCGCTTCACGGCACCCGCGCATTGATCGACTACATGGACGCCGAAGGGATCAAGCCTGACCTGTGCCTTGTCGGAGAGCCGACCAGCGTCAACCAGCTCGGTGATATGATGAAGATCGGGCGGCGCGGCTCGGTCAATATCTGGCTAACGGTCGATGGCACGCAGGGCCACGTTGCCTATCCGCATCTCGCCGACAATCCGATCCCGAAACTGGTCGCGATGCTGGCTGAGTTGGACGCGCTGGTGCTCGACACCGGCACCGACTGGTTCCAGCCTTCAAACCTTGAGATCACAGACCTCGAAGTCGGCAACCAAGCGCACAATGTTATCCCGCAAGAGGCCAAAGCGCGCATCTCGATCCGCTTCAACGACCTGCACACAGGCAGCACCCTGTCTGAGCGCGTGGTCGCGATTGCAGAGAAACATGGGGGCCGCGCGCTGCCGATCATTTCGGGCGAACCGTTCCTTACCGCGCCGGGCGGCTTTTCCAACATGCTGGCCGCAGCGGTCGAGGCCGAAACCGGTATCAAGCCGGAACAATCGACCAGCGGCGGCACGTCCGATGCGCGCTTTCTGCGCAATGTCTGCCCCGTGATCGAGTTCGGCCTGTGCAACGCAACGATGCACAAACGCGACGAAGCGGTAGCCATCGCCGACTTGGATAGGCTAGCCCGTATCTACACACGAGCCGCGCTGGGGGCGTTGGCGCTCGAAGAATAA
- a CDS encoding cupin domain-containing protein, with translation MPKLDLDAITRTNVTGYPAPFDEDVQGRWYRRLAPASGLTKMGASHVMLEPGAFSSQRHWHRGQDELVVMLEGEAVLIEDEGEVIVRSGDVLAWPAGAENGHRLHNRSDKPCTFVAISAGARDSDSGEYPDIDMVFDADGYARKDGTRYTTERIA, from the coding sequence ATGCCCAAGCTCGATCTCGACGCCATCACCCGGACCAATGTGACCGGTTACCCCGCGCCCTTCGACGAAGATGTGCAGGGGCGCTGGTATCGCAGGCTCGCACCAGCTTCGGGCCTCACGAAAATGGGGGCGAGCCACGTGATGCTGGAGCCGGGAGCATTCTCATCGCAGCGGCATTGGCATCGCGGGCAGGACGAGCTGGTGGTGATGCTGGAAGGTGAGGCCGTGCTGATCGAGGATGAGGGCGAAGTCATTGTGCGGTCAGGCGACGTGCTCGCATGGCCAGCGGGCGCGGAGAACGGCCACCGGCTGCACAATCGCTCGGACAAGCCCTGCACATTCGTCGCGATCAGCGCAGGCGCACGAGACAGCGACTCGGGCGAGTATCCCGACATCGACATGGTGTTCGACGCCGACGGCTATGCGCGCAAGGACGGCACCCGTTATACGACCGAACGAATTGCCTGA
- a CDS encoding LysE family translocator codes for MDLLGFAFAVLLVELTPGPNMAWLVALTLSEGRRSGLAAITGIATGLAANATISVLAVSFVLQHSEWLARGISLLGAVMMAWLAWEAWQGEGESSPTNVPRDKTQRSFAAGFTINLLNPKATLFFITVMPQFVSDARPTYVQAITLAGISVLIATLVHLALVFAAEPLRPILIDKGRAIPIRRVLALIMLCVGGWFLSRALL; via the coding sequence ATGGATCTTCTTGGCTTCGCATTTGCCGTCCTCCTGGTCGAGCTGACGCCCGGCCCGAACATGGCGTGGCTGGTTGCCTTGACCTTGTCAGAAGGGCGCAGATCCGGGCTTGCCGCTATAACCGGAATCGCGACGGGGCTCGCAGCCAATGCCACGATTAGCGTTCTCGCGGTCAGTTTTGTTCTTCAGCATAGCGAGTGGCTAGCTAGGGGAATCTCGCTGCTAGGCGCGGTGATGATGGCGTGGCTGGCCTGGGAGGCGTGGCAGGGCGAGGGCGAGAGCTCTCCCACCAATGTCCCGCGTGACAAGACGCAGCGCAGTTTCGCCGCCGGCTTCACTATCAACCTGCTCAACCCCAAAGCGACGCTTTTCTTCATCACGGTCATGCCCCAATTCGTCAGCGATGCCCGGCCAACCTACGTGCAGGCGATCACGCTCGCCGGGATTAGCGTTCTCATCGCCACGCTGGTGCACCTCGCGCTTGTCTTTGCTGCGGAACCGCTTCGGCCCATACTGATCGACAAGGGTCGTGCAATCCCGATCAGACGGGTGCTCGCTCTAATCATGCTCTGCGTCGGCGGGTGGTTCCTCTCAAGAGCGTTGCTTTAA
- a CDS encoding S1/P1 nuclease: MMRQLVAVFCALALMVPAPASAWGFYAHETTADIAEANVSPETRAKIRQLMRSEAMLGTPECALATIQDASVWPDCVRRTFWRWGYTAAWHYRTTPICEAYNPRANCSGGNCVTAQIERSHRILADESLPDHIRLEALAFMVHFTGDIHMPLHSGDRDDRGGNDRETDYGIVPSLNLHWIWDGPMAERAISDPADPVIRRYSAAERAELAGGAAADWGRESWEISRSFVYPTAFDTDDVCGAELPMKTALSQEDIVRGVPIAKRRVQQAGLRIADLLESAFAPGPLAAPER; this comes from the coding sequence ATGATGCGCCAGCTGGTCGCCGTGTTTTGTGCGCTGGCGCTGATGGTGCCAGCACCAGCCTCGGCATGGGGCTTTTACGCCCATGAAACCACTGCCGATATCGCCGAGGCCAATGTCTCGCCCGAGACCCGCGCCAAGATCCGTCAGCTGATGCGTTCGGAGGCCATGCTGGGCACGCCCGAATGCGCGCTGGCGACGATACAAGACGCGAGCGTCTGGCCTGATTGCGTGCGCCGAACATTCTGGCGCTGGGGCTACACCGCTGCATGGCATTACCGGACCACTCCGATCTGCGAGGCCTACAATCCGCGCGCCAATTGCTCGGGCGGGAATTGCGTGACCGCGCAGATTGAGCGCAGCCACCGCATCCTCGCCGATGAGAGCCTGCCCGATCATATCCGGCTCGAAGCGCTGGCCTTCATGGTCCACTTCACAGGTGACATTCACATGCCGCTCCATTCAGGCGACCGCGATGATCGCGGCGGCAATGACCGTGAGACCGATTATGGCATTGTGCCCAGCTTGAACCTGCACTGGATCTGGGATGGCCCGATGGCCGAGCGCGCGATCAGCGATCCGGCTGACCCCGTCATCAGGCGTTATTCGGCCGCCGAACGGGCGGAACTAGCCGGAGGCGCTGCGGCTGACTGGGGCCGCGAAAGCTGGGAGATCAGCCGTAGTTTCGTCTATCCAACCGCCTTCGACACAGACGATGTGTGCGGCGCGGAGCTGCCGATGAAGACGGCGCTATCGCAGGAAGACATCGTGCGCGGCGTGCCGATTGCTAAGCGCCGCGTTCAGCAGGCGGGCCTCAGGATAGCTGACCTTCTCGAAAGCGCCTTTGCGCCCGGACCGCTCGCCGCGCCGGAGCGTTAA
- a CDS encoding glutathione S-transferase family protein translates to MKLIIGNKNYSSWSLRGWLAAKQSGLGFEEIIVPLLGEQWEQRKQNEEFQPSSGKVPILWDGDNVIWDSLAIMEYLADKVGRDRFWPKDEAARGMARAMVAEMHSSYAGLRSDLPMNVRRRIQLQSVSDQTKADIVRILQLWAEARARHGSAGPFLFGTFGAADIFYAPVVSRFITYGIGVPGFAQSYMQAIWEHTWMEEWITASQDEEWVIEQYDAVGAK, encoded by the coding sequence ATGAAGCTCATTATCGGCAATAAGAACTATTCGAGCTGGTCGCTGCGCGGCTGGCTTGCAGCCAAGCAATCGGGGCTGGGTTTTGAAGAAATCATTGTCCCGTTGCTTGGCGAGCAATGGGAACAGCGCAAGCAGAATGAAGAATTCCAGCCCTCCAGCGGCAAGGTTCCGATCTTGTGGGACGGCGACAATGTGATCTGGGACAGCCTGGCAATCATGGAATATCTCGCCGACAAAGTGGGGCGCGATCGATTCTGGCCCAAGGACGAGGCTGCGCGCGGTATGGCCCGCGCGATGGTGGCGGAGATGCACAGTTCCTACGCGGGATTGCGCAGCGATTTGCCGATGAATGTGCGCCGCCGCATCCAGCTCCAATCCGTCTCTGATCAGACCAAGGCCGATATTGTCCGAATCCTCCAGCTCTGGGCAGAAGCGCGCGCGCGGCATGGCAGCGCGGGACCGTTCCTGTTCGGCACATTCGGGGCCGCTGACATATTCTACGCGCCGGTGGTTTCGCGCTTCATCACTTACGGGATCGGCGTACCAGGCTTTGCACAAAGCTATATGCAGGCGATCTGGGAACATACCTGGATGGAAGAATGGATCACTGCCTCACAGGACGAAGAATGGGTGATCGAGCAATATGACGCGGTAGGGGCGAAGTGA
- a CDS encoding VOC family protein, with the protein MTLAPFHLAFPVDDLDAARRFYGELLGCSEGRSSDEWIDFDFRGHQIVTHLAPGKAGDAASNHVDGHGVPIPHFGLVLSMEDWQALADKLKAAGTHFVIEPTIRFRDRPGEQATMFLRDPSGNALEFKAFADMGQLFAS; encoded by the coding sequence ATGACTTTAGCCCCGTTCCACCTCGCCTTCCCAGTCGATGATCTTGACGCCGCACGCCGGTTCTACGGCGAATTGCTGGGGTGCTCAGAAGGACGCTCGTCGGACGAGTGGATCGACTTCGATTTTCGCGGGCATCAGATCGTTACCCATCTGGCACCCGGCAAAGCGGGCGATGCAGCCAGCAACCACGTTGACGGGCACGGCGTGCCGATCCCGCATTTCGGGCTGGTCCTGTCGATGGAGGATTGGCAGGCGCTGGCTGACAAACTCAAAGCAGCGGGCACCCACTTCGTGATCGAACCCACAATCCGCTTCCGCGACCGGCCCGGTGAGCAGGCCACGATGTTCCTGCGCGACCCATCCGGGAACGCGCTGGAATTCAAGGCGTTCGCCGATATGGGGCAGCTCTTCGCCAGCTGA
- a CDS encoding M3 family metallopeptidase, translated as MTARKIATILTTVSATALLAGCATYSQGTDMDPIAEAEAAADYNPVIPEGTGYFASDSALPFHAPDFTQISEDDYVPAFEQGMTIQLAEVQAIIDNPAAPSFDNTIVALEKSGAMLGRVASVFFQLTGTNTTDGLDAINTEISPRLSAHFDSITLNPALFARVKAVYDNRAAMTMTVEDAMLLETTYRDMVQAGALLSETEVEQVKAINTQLSTLTTEFGQLARDAMADQPLIVDTREELAGMSDSDIQAAADFAAEKGHPGKFAIALQNTTQQPVLPVLENRATREALFRLSHDRADGNRGVDTRDLIARIALLRAEKAALFGKPDWASYTMYDRMAQEPRTALDFMEQMVPALAATQRREAEMLNEAIRADGGDFTVQPWDWYRYANKIKAEQYDLDEDAVMEYFVLENVLEDGIFHMAQELYGITFERRTDLPTYHEDVWVYTVFEEDGSELGLFYFDPFQRPSKRGGAWMGNFVDQSYMTGNKPVIYNVLNIPKAPEGEVQLVSFDWVNTAFHEFGHAAHGMFADQKYESLSGTATARDFVEYPSQVHEMWAVWPSILSNYAKHYETGETIPAEMIERIEAAAKFNQGYDFGEVVEAALLDMQWHALSPEQARELVGNPDAVDAFERRSLTDLGLEIDLVPPRYRSTYFNHIFSSPAGYSAGYYSYLWTEMLDRDSRKWFRENGGLTRANGQHYRDTVLSRGGTMDYFEMFENFAGRQPDVQPMLEARGLTGE; from the coding sequence ATGACCGCCCGCAAAATTGCAACCATTCTCACGACCGTCTCGGCCACCGCATTGCTGGCTGGCTGCGCGACCTATTCGCAAGGCACCGACATGGACCCGATCGCAGAGGCCGAAGCTGCCGCCGACTACAATCCGGTGATCCCCGAAGGGACAGGCTATTTCGCATCGGACAGCGCGCTGCCGTTCCACGCGCCCGACTTCACCCAGATCAGCGAAGATGACTATGTGCCAGCCTTCGAGCAGGGCATGACAATCCAGCTCGCCGAAGTGCAGGCGATCATCGACAATCCTGCGGCGCCGAGCTTTGACAACACCATTGTCGCGCTGGAGAAATCGGGCGCGATGCTGGGCCGAGTGGCCAGCGTATTCTTCCAGCTCACCGGTACGAATACGACAGACGGGCTCGACGCGATCAACACCGAAATCAGCCCGCGCCTGTCCGCGCATTTTGACAGCATTACGCTCAACCCAGCGCTGTTTGCCCGGGTGAAAGCCGTTTACGACAACCGCGCTGCGATGACGATGACCGTCGAAGACGCGATGCTGCTCGAGACAACCTATCGCGACATGGTTCAGGCTGGCGCGCTGCTGTCAGAGACAGAAGTCGAGCAGGTCAAGGCGATCAACACGCAGCTTTCCACGCTCACCACCGAATTTGGCCAGTTGGCGCGCGATGCGATGGCGGATCAGCCGTTGATCGTCGACACGCGAGAAGAACTGGCCGGCATGTCGGATAGCGACATTCAGGCAGCGGCTGACTTCGCTGCCGAAAAAGGCCATCCGGGCAAATTCGCCATTGCGCTCCAAAACACGACGCAGCAGCCGGTGCTTCCAGTGCTCGAAAACCGCGCGACGCGTGAGGCTCTGTTCCGACTCAGCCACGACCGTGCCGACGGCAATCGCGGCGTTGATACGCGCGACCTGATCGCCCGCATCGCTCTGCTGCGCGCAGAGAAAGCAGCGCTGTTCGGAAAGCCCGACTGGGCGAGCTACACCATGTATGACCGGATGGCGCAGGAACCGCGCACCGCGCTCGATTTCATGGAGCAGATGGTCCCCGCGCTCGCCGCAACCCAGCGCCGCGAGGCGGAGATGCTCAACGAAGCGATCCGCGCCGATGGCGGCGATTTCACCGTCCAGCCGTGGGACTGGTACCGCTACGCCAACAAGATCAAGGCCGAGCAATACGACTTGGATGAAGACGCGGTGATGGAATATTTCGTTCTCGAGAACGTGCTCGAAGACGGGATCTTCCACATGGCGCAGGAACTCTACGGCATCACATTCGAGCGCCGCACCGACCTGCCGACCTATCACGAGGATGTGTGGGTCTACACCGTGTTCGAAGAGGACGGATCGGAGCTTGGTCTGTTCTATTTCGACCCGTTCCAGCGCCCCTCAAAGCGCGGCGGTGCGTGGATGGGCAATTTTGTCGACCAAAGCTACATGACGGGCAACAAGCCGGTCATCTACAACGTCCTCAACATCCCAAAGGCGCCCGAAGGCGAAGTGCAACTGGTCAGTTTTGACTGGGTCAACACGGCCTTCCACGAATTTGGCCACGCCGCCCACGGCATGTTTGCAGACCAGAAGTATGAGAGCCTTTCAGGCACTGCGACCGCACGTGACTTTGTCGAATATCCCAGTCAGGTCCACGAAATGTGGGCGGTCTGGCCGTCGATCCTGTCCAACTATGCAAAGCATTACGAAACCGGCGAGACGATCCCTGCCGAGATGATCGAGCGGATCGAAGCTGCCGCGAAATTCAACCAGGGTTATGATTTCGGCGAAGTTGTCGAAGCCGCTCTGCTCGACATGCAGTGGCATGCACTTTCGCCTGAGCAAGCGCGCGAGCTGGTTGGCAACCCCGATGCTGTCGATGCGTTCGAGCGTCGCTCGCTCACCGATCTGGGCCTCGAGATTGATCTGGTACCGCCGCGTTATCGCAGCACCTATTTCAACCACATCTTCAGCTCACCCGCAGGCTATTCGGCCGGTTATTACAGCTATCTGTGGACCGAGATGCTCGACCGCGACAGCCGCAAATGGTTCCGCGAAAATGGCGGCCTGACGCGCGCGAACGGCCAGCACTACCGCGACACCGTGCTCAGCCGCGGCGGGACGATGGACTATTTCGAAATGTTCGAAAACTTCGCCGGACGCCAGCCCGACGTGCAGCCGATGCTCGAAGCGCGCGGGCTTACAGGCGAGTAG
- a CDS encoding VOC family protein, with protein sequence MKPDHITILVRSLAKSMPYYDALLPLLGYDKQKDHIWHDGDGFYLQFSQAKSDTADYARYAPGMNHLGFGAPDADFVRMVRETMAAKGFAVPDIQDLGGATALFMKDPDGIRFEITHYPPGMAVVD encoded by the coding sequence ATGAAGCCCGATCACATCACCATCCTCGTCCGCTCTCTGGCAAAGAGTATGCCCTATTATGACGCGCTCCTCCCGTTGCTTGGCTACGACAAGCAGAAGGACCACATCTGGCATGATGGCGACGGTTTCTATCTCCAGTTTTCACAGGCGAAGTCCGACACCGCCGATTACGCGCGCTACGCCCCGGGCATGAACCATCTCGGCTTTGGTGCGCCCGATGCAGATTTTGTCCGCATGGTGCGCGAAACCATGGCCGCAAAAGGGTTCGCGGTGCCCGATATCCAGGATCTTGGTGGCGCGACTGCGCTTTTCATGAAAGACCCGGATGGCATCCGTTTCGAGATCACCCATTACCCGCCCGGCATGGCGGTGGTGGACTGA